One window from the genome of Montipora foliosa isolate CH-2021 chromosome 5, ASM3666993v2, whole genome shotgun sequence encodes:
- the LOC138004043 gene encoding long-chain-fatty-acid--CoA ligase 1-like — translation MTNYTAKESVLTYLSDPAVVAALGAFAVTSAYYLYSRPTPQPCPVDANRQSYELPGEDGARMSSLSTEIIERLFDDVTTAHEAFMRGVNLSGDKPCLGFRSSPGGPYAWLTYNEVLERSFNTGSGLVEIGCHPADSGHTFVGVYAPNRIEWVFVGQACNLYSMSLVPLYDTLGPDACVFIVNQAQMTTIVCDESKLKVLLEEAKKCPKLKNIVKIGAAVTDEEKVVGDEMGVKIISFTDVEERGRDNRQEKKPPKPDDIAVVCYTSGTTGNPKGVMLTHRNITAGVAGIVTTLEKCGLYISDSEVHLSYLPMAHMFEQISQVMCFMYGAKIGFFSGNVRNILDDVRALKPTLFVSVPRVLNRVYDMTQKEVSSSPIKRLLFNLAMRFKRAELEKNIVRRDSVWDYLVFRKIQDSFGGRLRMLFSATAPLRDDVMIFLRCALGCQVLEGYGQTETTVASSLQLVGDQTYGHVGPPMPCNKIKLVDVPDMDYYAKDGKGEVCFFGPNVFQGYLFNEEKTKEAIDKDGWLHSGDIGEWLPNGTLKLIDRKKNLFKLSQGEYIAPEKVETVYTQCSMVQQIFVYGDSKKSTLVAIVVPEPYVVEKWANKNGVEGDINSLCNNEQLKKAILDQMTAEAKREKLRSFEQVKAISLSPEMWTVGNNLLTPTLKPKRQALKTLFAKTFEDLYSTLPE, via the exons ATGACAAATTACACAGCGAAGGAGTCAGTGTTGACATATTTGAGCGATCCAGCCGTGGTAGCAGCTTTGGGTGCATTTGCAGTCACCTCAGCATATTATCTTTATTCTCGACCAACTCCACAACCATGTCCTGTCGATGCGAACAGACAATCCTACGAATTACCG GGCGAGGATGGTGCCAGAATGAGCTCTTTAAGTACAGAGATTATTGAAAGACTATTTGATGATGTCACCACTGCCCATGAAGCTTTCATGCGGGGAGTAAACTTATCAG GGGATAAGCCTTGTTTGGGTTTTCGCAGCAGTCCAGGGGGGCCTTATGCCTGGCTAACATACAATGAG gtccttgaaagatccttcaATACTGGTTCTGGTTTGGTGGAAATTGGCTGCCATCCTGCTGACAGTGGACATACATTTGTTGGTGTTTATGCACCAAACAGAATTGAG TGGGTGTTTGTTGGGCAGGCATGCAACCTTTACTCAATGTCATTAGTTCCTTTGTATGATACACTAGGACCAGATGCTTGTGTCTTCATTGTCAACCAAG CTCAAATGACGACAATTGTTTGTGATGAGAGCAAGCTAAAAGTTCTTTTGGAAGAGGCTAAGAAATGCCCCAAGTTAAAAAATATTGTCAAGATTGGTGCTGCTGTCACTGATGAAGAGAAGGTTGTTGGAGATGAAATGGGAGTTAAAATCATTTCTTTTACAGACGTAGAG GAGCGTGGAAGGGATAACAGACAGGAGAAAAAG CCTCCAAAACCAGATGATATTGCAGTGGTATGTTATACAAGTGGGACAACAG GGAACCCTAAAGGAGTGATGTTGACTCATCGAAACATAACTGCAGGAGTGGCTGGTATTGTAACTACTCTTGAAAAG TGTGGGCTTTATATCAGTGATTCTGAAGTGCACCTCTCCTATCTTCCTATGGCACACATGTTCGAGCAAATTTCTCAG GTGATGTGTTTTATGTACGGTGCAAAGATTGGATTCTTTAGTGGGAATGTCAGAAACATTCTGGATGATGTACGAGCTCTAAA ACCAACCCTCTTCGTCTCAGTTCCTCGAGTCTTAAACAGAGTGTACGATATG ACTCAGAAGGAGGTGTCTTCCAGTCCGATAAAGAGGCTGTTGTTTAACCTGGCCATGCGGTTCAAGCGAGCAGAACttgagaa GAACATCGTAAGAAGAGATAGCGTATGGGACTATCTTGTTTTCAGAAAAATTCAG GATTCGTTTGGTGGTAGACTCCGTATGCTGTTTTCGGCTACTGCGCCTCTAAGAGATGACGTCATGATTTTCCTGCGCTGTGCTCTTGGATGTCAA GTGCTTGAAGGATACGGTCAAACAGAGACAACGGTTGCTTCTTCTTTACAGCTGGTCGGAGATCAAACGTATG GTCACGTGGGTCCACCCATGCCTTGCAACAAGATAAAACTTGTGGATGTTCCTGATATGGATTATTACGCAAAGGATGGCAAGGGCGAG GTTTGCTTTTTTGGGCCAAATGTGTTCCAAGGATACCTTTTTAACGAAGAGAAGACCAAAGAAGCCATTGACAAAGATGGCTGGCTGCATTCGGGGGACATTGGAGAATGGCTACCG aatGGCACACTGAAGTTAATCGACCGCAAAAAGAATCTCTTTAAACTGTCACAG GGTGAATACATCGCGCCGGAGAAGGTGGAAACCGTTTACACTCAGTGCAGCATGGTTcaacaaatttttgtatacgGAGACAGTAAAAAG TCTACCCTCGTGGCAATTGTAGTTCCAGAGCCATATGTCGTGGAAAAATGGGCGAACAAGAATGGTGTAGAGGGAGACATCAATTCCTTATGCAACAACGAG CAATTGAAAAAGGCAATTCTTGATCAGATGACTGCAGAAGCCAAAAGGGAAAAGCTCCGATCATTTGAACAA GTAAAAGCCATTTCACTTTCTCCAGAAATGTGGACAGTGGGCAACAATCTTCTGACACCCACATTGAAGCCCAAGCGACAGGCCTTGAAGACCCTCTTTGCCAAAACATTTGAAGACCTCTACAGCACATTACCAGAATAA